The window AAAGCCTGGCATCGAAAACAATTTCGACCCATCCGATGATTACCTCGACCCTACTTATGATATCGTGATTAACAAAGCATACAAGGATTTTTATTATTCGTTCACCATGTATATTGATGATAAGGGCGGTATGCATTACGGCAAACCGCTTATTGACCTTGACATAAGCGGCCCCGAATTTGCCCAAACCTACAACAGGATGGCCAGCGGTATTATGGATAGTTATTTTAAGTTTTATCTTGGTGTAAAACCGGGCTCTACACTGGGTATCGTACATTCAAGCATGGTATCTGTACATGTTGAAGGTAAAATGGCGCCTGCAAAATAGCCTTGCTTTGCAGCCATTTGTCATTACAAAAAGTAACAATCATGTTATTTTCTGCACTGTGCTGCCAAATGGCTTTAACTTTCGCCATGTAAAACAATGCAGCGTATTTTTAAGCGTTCATTGTAAAACGTAGTTCAAATCCTGCCAGTTTGTAAAAAAATGTTAAATGCTGTGTGCGCCCGGTATGCAACAGCCCTAAATGTTTATATTAGCCCCGTTAGCCGCTTTATATTATATTAATGATATCAAGAAAATTTTTACTCGTAGCATCGCTGTTTTTATCTTTTGGCTTGGCCGCAATGGCGCAGCAGGATAGTATCCCTATTAATTCCGTTATCGAAAAAACCGCGAAGTATTCCACATCCTTTCCGATAGAAAAAGTTTACCTGCACCTGGATAAGCCTTATTATGCCGCAGGCGATACCATCTGGCTTAAAGCTTATGTAACGGTGGAGAAACACCAGCCTTCGGGCCTTAGCGGTATTGTTTATGTGGATTTGCTTAACAGCCAGGATTCGGTGATAGCAGGTTTGCGGCTACCTTTAAAAAGCGGTTTTGCCAACGGAAACATTACGCTGGATGGCGAAACCATAAAACAAGGCACTTACCGCATTAGGGCATACACCAACTGGATGCGTAATTTTGATGCCGAGTATTTTTATGACCGTACTATAAACATTGGTAACGCTATTGATAATAAGGTAAATACCTTCATTAGCTACAAAAGTTCGGGCAAAAAGGGTGGCCTGATCAAGCTAAACGCAAATATTGTTTATAAAGACCCCACAAGTGCGCCTTATGCCGAAAAAAAAGTAAGCTGGCAATTGGTACGCAATGGCGACGCCATAGCCAAAGGCAAAGGCACAACCGATGCCAAAGGTAACTTATTGGTTGAACTGCCGGAAAACGACGCCCCAACCCTTACTTCAGGGTCGCTGGTGACGGCTATTGATATGGGCGACCGCAATTTTATTACCAACACCTTCCCGCTAACAGGATCGATAACCAATTTCGACGTTCAGTTTTTCCCGGAAAGTGGCCAGTTAACCAATGGCGTGCGCACCAAAGTAGCATTTAAGGCTATCAACGCCAAGGGCCTGGGAGCCGATGTTAAGGGCAAAATAACTGATGATGCAGGAACCGAGGTGGCCACATTTACATCGGCCCACCTGGGGATGGGTGTATTTGCCATGACACCAGAGAGTGGTAAGTTATACACCGCCACTGTTACCTTTCCCAATGGCTCATCGGCAGTATACAAGTTACCAAGGGTACAAAGTATGGGCATAGGCCTTACCGTTAATAACAGCGACCCCGATAATCTCAACATAAAAATAGCTGCCAATGATGTGTTTTTGCAGCGCAAGCAAAACAAAAGCTTTTACCTGGTAGCACAAAGCGGGGGTGTTATATATTACGCGGCTTCTACCGTGTTAAAAGATTTAAGCTATTCGGCAGCCATCCCGAAAGCAAAATTCCCTACCGGTATATTGCAAATAACGTTGTTTTCATCGGGCGGCTACGCGTTGTGCCAGCGCCTGGTATTTATACAGCATAACGATCAGCTGAGCCTTAATTTAAAAACAGATAAGCCATCATATACTGTTCGGCAAAACGTAAAAATGTCGGTAACGGCGCTTAACAAAACAGCCCCGGTAATAGGCAGCTTTTCGGTAGCCGTTTTGGATGATGCCACCATCCCATCCGAAGAAAATAACGAACAAACCATATTAAGTTACATTCTGCTTACATCTGATCTTAAAGGCTACATCGAAAAACCCAACTACTACTTTAATAAACCCGACCAGGAAAAAGCAGATAATCTTGATATTTTGATGCTTACCCAGGGTTATACCCGTTTTAATTACGAGGATATACTGGCCGATAAAAACCCGCCTATTTATACAGCACCTGAACAGGGCATCGAGGTATCGGGTATATTACGCACCAATACCGGGCTGCCGGTTAGCAAGGGCAGCATTCGCCTTATTGTGCCGGATAATAATTTTTCGGCCGAAACCCTTACCGATATGGCGGGTAACTTCAAATTTTCTGACGTAATGGTCAGAGATACTTCAAAAATCACTTTGAGTGCCCGCAATAACCCCAATGGCCGCAACATGGTGATAAATGTTAATGGCGAACTTTACCAAAAGGTAAACAAAAACCCCAATGTTGCCGATGAAATTGTGAATATCGATAGCGTTATACGCCCCTACCTGGAAAACAGCCATAAACAATATCAAAGCTCAAGGGTGCTTAAAGAGGTAGTAATTAAGGCAAAATCTGTTGTTAAAAAAGCCAGCCACTCCGATTATGGCACATTTGCAGGCTTAAGCCCTCAGGCTGATCATGAAATCAACCCCGACCAGCTTAAAGGCTGCCCTATATTGATCAATTGCTTAAGCACCATGGCGCTTGGCTTAACTTATGCCGATAATAACTTTTATGTAACCCGCGATTATAACCAGGGAAAAAAAACCACTCCGGTACAAATTTATATTAACAGCGCCCAGATTGATGTTAGCAACCTGGCATCAATGAGTGGCGATGACGTAGAATCGGTAGAGATATTTTTGAACGATGGTTTAAGCGGCATAAACCGGGTAAACGGTACAAAAGGTGTTATGATCATACACAAAAAAGTGATTAAAACTCAAAAAATTTCGCTGTCGCAATTAATGGCTTTGATACCCAAACAAAACGTAATTACGTTTGCGGTACAAGGCTATAGCAAAGCCAGGGATTTTTACGTGCCTAAATACGAAGTTGGCAAAAGCAGCGTAATAGGGCTCGATCTCAGGAACACCATATACTGGAACCCTAAAGTAATTACCGATAAAAATGGCGTAGCCGCCTTTAACTTTTACAACAGCGACGCACGTGGCTCATACCGGGCCATTATTGAAGGCCTTGATGGCGACGGTAATTTAGGCAGGCAGGTAATACATTTTAATGTGAAATAGGTTTTTAGCAAGGCGGCGAGTCGACTCACCCCGACGAGGCTCCGCCCGTCTGCCCCTCTCTCCGACTTGCGCATAAAGGGGCTAAAAATATTTTTTTTATTTCCTCAACCCTCTTTGCGGCGCAGCCGGAGAGAGGGTGGTCCAGCGAAGCGTAGCCGGGTGAGTCTTAGCCTGCGTTCAAAGCCAATGTTTTTTTGACCCGAAATACGCTATGGTTAGTGGTAACATATCGCCAAAACGCTAAAGGGGAAATGACATACTAAAGAGCGTTGTCATGGGTAGCCTATCGAAGCATACCGGGCAAAGGCCTCTCCGCACGCCCCTTCGACAGGCTTAGGGTGACAGGCCTGCGCAATCAAAATTACAACATGCCTTAGGTAGTATCCAGATCCTCCAAATCCTAAAATCAGCCCCCTCATTCCACAAAAAATCTTTGTTGTTTATTCCAAAAACAGATAACTTTAGTTACACATAAATCACACATAAACTTATCATTATGAACCCTAATTTAATCAACTGGGCTGCCGTTGTGGTGGCTGCTCTCTCGTCATTTTTAGTAGGCGGTATTTGGTATTCGCCAATCATGTTTGCCAAAGCCTGGATAGCCGATAATAAACTTAATGAAGACGATTTAAAGGCCGGCAATAAGCTAAAGATATTTGGAATGACCGCCATTTTTTCGCTCATTATGGCCGCAAACCTGGCAGCCTTTTTGGCCGACGCAAAAACAGACCTGGCCTGGGGTACAACAGCAGGCGCCCTTGCCGGCATCTGGACATTCAGTGCCATTGCCACCATGAGCCTGTTTGAACTTAAAAGCTGGCGCCTTATATTTATCAATGGCGGCTACAGTTTAGTATCCCTAACACTTATGGGCGCTATTTTGGGAGCCTGGAGGTAAGGGGGTGAAAAATTCTAAATCCTAAAATCTAAATTCTAAAAGTCAGTCTTTTAATATCCCGACTTCCAATCTTCGAATTTGGGATTTAGAATTTAGCGTTTGGGGTTCAAATTTTGGGATTTAGAGTTTAACCTTATACCCTATGATAATCGGCTCTCCAGGTTTGGATGGCTTTTTTAATCTCGTCGGGTTTAAGGTTATCGGCTAATGTTTTTTCGACAAGCTGAACCATTTCCTCATCAGCTGCAAAACGCAGCGCGGCTATCTGGCCTATACTAAGGTTTCTGCTTAATGGCTGCCTGGTAAGTATGAAGTAACGCAGGCTTTCTTCGGCACGTATGGCCCTATCCTGCGCTTTTAGCGGAAAAGTGCGCATCATGATAAAAACAAAAAGCAAACAGGTAAACAATAGCAATATCAGTAGCGAGGTCATCAATCCGCTGGTGCCCCATTGCAATACTACATTTACTATGGCTGATATAACCCCAACTAAAAGTAAAAGGGTTAATACGTAATGATAACCTGGCGCCAAACGCCTGTGGTTGGTAAAATTCTGATCGGTCATGAAGGTTGATTTTTTATGGAAAGATAGCTTTTTTAGTATCAAGTAGCGCGTATCAAGTATCAGGACTGCTACATGAAATCTCTAACGTTTACAATATGAACAGGGCTTTCTCCCATAAATGGACTATTGGATTCTTAATTTAACATAATGCCAACTCACAACTCACAACTCACAACTCACAACTCACAACTCACAACTCACAACTCACAACTCACAACTCACAACTCACAACTTCCCCCAAACAATAAGGGCAAATTTGAGTTCAACTTATAATCAACAATTACAATATGGCAACTACAACAAGTTCATTTGAAAAAACTTTCATTTTAGGGGGCGATTTCAAAATAAACCGCCTGGGATATGGCGCCATGCGTATTACCGGGCAGGGCATCTGGGGCCCGCCCAGTGATAAAAAAGAGTGCATCCGTGTGCTAAAACGCGCGGTTGAACTGGGCGTTAATTTTATCGATACGGCCGATAGCTATGGGCCCTTCGTATCAGAAGAGCTAATTGCCGAAGCGCTTGTACCCTACCCCGCCGACCTGGTTATTGGAACAAAAGGCGGCCTGCTGCGTACCGGCCCAAACGAATGGCCCGTTGATTCATCGCCCGCACATTTAACGCAGGCCCTTGAAGGAAGCCTCAAACGCCTTAAACTGCAAAGAATTGACCTGTACCAGCTGCACCGCATTGACCCGAAAGTGCCTGCCGAAAAATCATTCGAAGTGTTGCAAAAAGCACAACAGGATGGCAAAATTAAACACATAGGCTTATCTGAGGTGAGTGTGCAGGATATACAATTGGCACAACAGTTTTTTGAGGTGGTATCGGTACAAAACATGTACAGTGTTGATAACCGCAAATGGGAGGCTGAACTGGAGTACACACGCGAACATAATATTGCCTTTATCCCATGGTTTCCGCTTGGTGGCGGTAATGTAAAAGGCGAAGAAGCACTAAAACGCGTGGCTAATAAACATGACGCAACCATTCACCAGGTTGCTTTAAGCTGGTTGCTGCACCATTCGCCAAATATATTGCTCATTCCAGGTACCTCCAGCGTAAAACATTTAGAAGAAAACATGAAAACAGCCAACATTCAACTATCCGAAGACGATATGGATGTGTTGAACAGCCTTGGCGAATTGTAATTAATTTGCTATTTAAGGCTAAAAACAAAAGGATGTGGTTAATTTTACCGCATCCTTTTGTTTTGTATTAAAGTGATACCCTGCACATGAAAACTAAAGAAGAAATACTAAACAGCTTTTACACCACCGGCGCCGACGGCGTGCCCGAAATATCAGCTCCGGATTTACTGAAAGCAATGGAAGCTTATAAACAACAAAGTCTTGCAGATGCATTCAATGCGGCCCGCAAGCTTAAGGATGAATTTGCCCCCATACCCGATTACCAGTTTAAAAACCTGGAAGATTATATTAAAAGCACCGAAATTAAAGTTGTTAAAAACGATAAGGACGAACTAAGCGAGCAGATAGCTTTAGTTGCCGATAGCGTACTCCCCAATTTTTTACCCGACGACCCCACCGTAACCGAGTTTGCTTTCGATTTTAACATGATGGGCATTGGCTATACCGCATTTTACACCAAAGATGCCGACGGCTACTGGCAAATGAACCGCTGGCGAGTGGGAAGGGAATAACATTAGTCATTAGTCATTAGTCATTAGTCATTAGTCATTAGTCATTAGTCATTAGTCATTAGTCATTAGTCATTAGTCATTAGTCATTAGTCATTAGTCATTAGTCATTAGTCATTAGTCATTAGTCATTAGTGGGAATTGACCTCACCTTTCATTGTTTTAATTAGTTCAGACTATTTTTACAAATTATGCAGATACCAATGACTAATGACAGCGAAGCGAAATGACCAATGACTGCGCAGCAAAATGACAAGCGAAGCGACAATGACTAATGACAAGCGAAGCGACAATGACTAATTAAATAACCGCAACTTTAATAGGTTTCACATCTACAGATTCCCAAACGTTTTGGGTTACGTAGGACTCGGCCTTTTTCCAGGCATCCAACTGCTCTTCCGATTCAAATTGCAGCATCATTACCGAGCCTATCATATTGCCCTCGTCGTTCAGGAAGGCTGCGGCGGCAATAAAATTGCCATTTGCTTTAAGCTCCTTTACCCCATCAAGGTGATGCGGGCGTACATTCATTCGGCGTTCAAGGGCGCCTTCGTCGGTATAATCATAACCGGTAACCAGGTATTGTTTCATAAGTTTTAAATTTTGGTAAAACCCAACCTTATCAGTTGGTTTTTATTTCTGCCGGATGTAAAGCTATAAAATTAAAAATCCATACAAAACCTCAATATTTCTCGTAAAAATTTGATGTTTTTTGAAATTAATTTAAATTTATAAATGTAAACTTGACAATTTTTACAATATTTGTTTCCCAATTGTAATATAACCTAATAATGAAGAATAATCTGCACCAGGAATTTATCAACATTTTTAATAAAGAAGCCGACAACGCCTATTTCTCACCAGGACGCGTAAATCTTATCGGCGAACATATCGATTATAACGGGGGCCTGGTTATGCCTTGTGCCATCACTTTTGGCACCTACCTGTTAACATCACCCAACGAGGATGGTGTTTTCCGTTTCAGAAGCTTAAATTTCAGCGAGCAACAAGATACGCCCCTACAGGCATCGTACGAAAAAGTGGGCGAAACCTGGTTTAATTTCCCCATAGGTGTAATCAATAGCTTTATACAGGAAGGCCATAATTTACAAGGACTTGACATGCTTTTTTACGGCGATATCCCCATCGGTTCGGGCCTGTCATCGTCGGCCTCTATCGAGGTGGTAACTTCTTTTGCGTTAAATGATATTTTTAATAGTGGTTACAGCAAACTTGATTTGGTTAAACTATCCAAATCAGTCGAGAATAACTTTATTGGTGTAAACTGCGGTATTATGGACCAGTTTGCAGTTGCCTTCGGCGAAAAAAACAAAGCCCTGATGCTTAATTGCGATACGCTTGATTACGAAGCAGTTGATAGTAACCTGGGCGAATATGTGCTGGCCATTATCAATACCAACAAGCCCCGCAAGCTTGCCGAATCAAAATATAACGAACGTGTAGAAGAATGCCAGGCTGCTTTAATAGCATTGCAACAGGAATTGGACATCAATTACTTATGCGATATTGATAGCCAAACATTCAGCAAATACCAGCACCTGATTACCAACCCAACGGTACTTAAACGTGCTAAACACGTAATTGAAGAAAACGACCGGGTAAAACTTGCAGCGAAAGCTTTGGCCGGCAACAACCTGGATGAATTTGGCCGCCTGATGTATGCCTCGCACGATTCGCTGCGCGACTTATACGAGGTAAGCGGTGTTGAACTGGATACCGTTGCCGAATACAGTAAAACAAACCCCAACGTAGCCGGCGCCCGCATGACAGGGGCAGGTTTTGGCGGCTGTGCCATAGCTTTGGTAAAAGGCGATGCTTTTGAAGACTATAGCAAAGGCGTTACCGAATATTATACCCGCAAAATAGGTTATGCACCATCGGTATATAGCTCATTAATAGGTAACGGCGTAGGCTTACTAAACGAAGTGGCTATTTAGGCTATTTATCGATACTTTTGCGCTCCAATGGTTCATTAGTTCATTAACCCGTCATAAAAGACCAATGAACTAATGAACCAATGAACTAATGAACCATATGGAGATTCGTAAATTAAAATTAGATGAGCTGAACCGGGCTTCGGTTGATGAATTTAAAGAACAAGCCAAGCTGCCGGTTGCAGTAGTGTTGGATAATGTGCGCAGCATGCACAATATTGGGTCCATCTTTCGTACTTCAGATGGTTTTGCGGTTGAGCAGGTTTGCCTCTGCGGCATCACGGCTCAGCCCCCGCACCGCGAAATTGAAAAAACTGCCCTGGGTGCCACCCTTTCCGTAAACTGGACTTATTACGAAACCCCGCTACAGGCGGTTGAACAACTACGCAATGAGGGTTACGTGATTATTGCCGTTGAGCAAGCCGAAAACAGCACCATGCTCAATGAATTCGTTCCCGATCCCGCTCA is drawn from Mucilaginibacter ginsenosidivorax and contains these coding sequences:
- a CDS encoding aldo/keto reductase; its protein translation is MATTTSSFEKTFILGGDFKINRLGYGAMRITGQGIWGPPSDKKECIRVLKRAVELGVNFIDTADSYGPFVSEELIAEALVPYPADLVIGTKGGLLRTGPNEWPVDSSPAHLTQALEGSLKRLKLQRIDLYQLHRIDPKVPAEKSFEVLQKAQQDGKIKHIGLSEVSVQDIQLAQQFFEVVSVQNMYSVDNRKWEAELEYTREHNIAFIPWFPLGGGNVKGEEALKRVANKHDATIHQVALSWLLHHSPNILLIPGTSSVKHLEENMKTANIQLSEDDMDVLNSLGEL
- a CDS encoding YciI family protein, yielding MKQYLVTGYDYTDEGALERRMNVRPHHLDGVKELKANGNFIAAAAFLNDEGNMIGSVMMLQFESEEQLDAWKKAESYVTQNVWESVDVKPIKVAVI
- a CDS encoding DUF6526 family protein, giving the protein MTDQNFTNHRRLAPGYHYVLTLLLLVGVISAIVNVVLQWGTSGLMTSLLILLLFTCLLFVFIMMRTFPLKAQDRAIRAEESLRYFILTRQPLSRNLSIGQIAALRFAADEEMVQLVEKTLADNLKPDEIKKAIQTWRADYHRV
- a CDS encoding carboxypeptidase regulatory-like domain-containing protein, producing MISRKFLLVASLFLSFGLAAMAQQDSIPINSVIEKTAKYSTSFPIEKVYLHLDKPYYAAGDTIWLKAYVTVEKHQPSGLSGIVYVDLLNSQDSVIAGLRLPLKSGFANGNITLDGETIKQGTYRIRAYTNWMRNFDAEYFYDRTINIGNAIDNKVNTFISYKSSGKKGGLIKLNANIVYKDPTSAPYAEKKVSWQLVRNGDAIAKGKGTTDAKGNLLVELPENDAPTLTSGSLVTAIDMGDRNFITNTFPLTGSITNFDVQFFPESGQLTNGVRTKVAFKAINAKGLGADVKGKITDDAGTEVATFTSAHLGMGVFAMTPESGKLYTATVTFPNGSSAVYKLPRVQSMGIGLTVNNSDPDNLNIKIAANDVFLQRKQNKSFYLVAQSGGVIYYAASTVLKDLSYSAAIPKAKFPTGILQITLFSSGGYALCQRLVFIQHNDQLSLNLKTDKPSYTVRQNVKMSVTALNKTAPVIGSFSVAVLDDATIPSEENNEQTILSYILLTSDLKGYIEKPNYYFNKPDQEKADNLDILMLTQGYTRFNYEDILADKNPPIYTAPEQGIEVSGILRTNTGLPVSKGSIRLIVPDNNFSAETLTDMAGNFKFSDVMVRDTSKITLSARNNPNGRNMVINVNGELYQKVNKNPNVADEIVNIDSVIRPYLENSHKQYQSSRVLKEVVIKAKSVVKKASHSDYGTFAGLSPQADHEINPDQLKGCPILINCLSTMALGLTYADNNFYVTRDYNQGKKTTPVQIYINSAQIDVSNLASMSGDDVESVEIFLNDGLSGINRVNGTKGVMIIHKKVIKTQKISLSQLMALIPKQNVITFAVQGYSKARDFYVPKYEVGKSSVIGLDLRNTIYWNPKVITDKNGVAAFNFYNSDARGSYRAIIEGLDGDGNLGRQVIHFNVK
- a CDS encoding galactokinase, producing MKNNLHQEFINIFNKEADNAYFSPGRVNLIGEHIDYNGGLVMPCAITFGTYLLTSPNEDGVFRFRSLNFSEQQDTPLQASYEKVGETWFNFPIGVINSFIQEGHNLQGLDMLFYGDIPIGSGLSSSASIEVVTSFALNDIFNSGYSKLDLVKLSKSVENNFIGVNCGIMDQFAVAFGEKNKALMLNCDTLDYEAVDSNLGEYVLAIINTNKPRKLAESKYNERVEECQAALIALQQELDINYLCDIDSQTFSKYQHLITNPTVLKRAKHVIEENDRVKLAAKALAGNNLDEFGRLMYASHDSLRDLYEVSGVELDTVAEYSKTNPNVAGARMTGAGFGGCAIALVKGDAFEDYSKGVTEYYTRKIGYAPSVYSSLIGNGVGLLNEVAI
- a CDS encoding RNA methyltransferase — translated: MRKLKLDELNRASVDEFKEQAKLPVAVVLDNVRSMHNIGSIFRTSDGFAVEQVCLCGITAQPPHREIEKTALGATLSVNWTYYETPLQAVEQLRNEGYVIIAVEQAENSTMLNEFVPDPAQKYALIFGNEVNGVSDEVMQTIDACIEIPQFGTKHSFNIVVSAGIVLWDFFAKLAIG
- a CDS encoding DUF1761 domain-containing protein; translation: MNPNLINWAAVVVAALSSFLVGGIWYSPIMFAKAWIADNKLNEDDLKAGNKLKIFGMTAIFSLIMAANLAAFLADAKTDLAWGTTAGALAGIWTFSAIATMSLFELKSWRLIFINGGYSLVSLTLMGAILGAWR